In Armatimonadota bacterium, the following proteins share a genomic window:
- a CDS encoding DNA polymerase III subunit beta translates to MKVTTTRKELLEGVQTVAHAVSGRSSLPILQHIHLNAEGDGVKLTATDLEIGIECFVPATVEMPGEATVPARLTQEVLSSLPDAEIKMSDDATHAVQITCERSEYKLLGLSPAEYPSLPEVSDATSFTVPADTLKEMIKQTIFAVSTEETRAILTGVLVEYDGVTLRMVATDTHRLTVRSHPVGVNALETPIAAVIPARAMNELGRIVGDYEGEVEVQIGKQQAAFRPVDDSRRTFLITRLIDGQFPAYQRVIPTAYTKRLTLATEEFLRAVRRASLVARDISNRLILSTNGEYLIIEAESGQSGKAHEEVEVVREGDDITVAFNARYLIDVLNVIDSEGVHLELTESLRPAVIRPVDQDNYLCVLMPMALT, encoded by the coding sequence ATGAAAGTCACCACCACTCGTAAAGAACTGCTGGAAGGCGTGCAGACGGTAGCGCATGCTGTCAGCGGACGCAGCTCACTACCTATCCTGCAACACATCCATCTCAACGCCGAAGGCGATGGTGTGAAACTGACCGCTACCGACCTCGAAATCGGCATCGAGTGTTTTGTGCCTGCGACGGTAGAGATGCCGGGTGAAGCCACCGTGCCCGCTCGCCTGACGCAGGAGGTGCTCTCCTCTCTACCCGACGCGGAAATCAAGATGAGCGATGACGCCACCCATGCGGTACAAATCACCTGTGAGCGCTCGGAGTACAAGCTGCTCGGGCTGTCGCCGGCAGAGTACCCTTCCCTGCCCGAGGTCAGCGATGCCACCAGCTTCACCGTGCCCGCCGACACCCTCAAAGAGATGATCAAGCAAACCATCTTCGCGGTGAGCACGGAGGAAACCCGCGCTATCCTGACGGGTGTGCTGGTGGAGTACGACGGCGTGACGCTGCGTATGGTCGCTACCGACACACACCGGTTGACCGTGCGCTCGCATCCGGTAGGCGTCAACGCGTTGGAAACACCTATCGCAGCGGTTATCCCTGCTCGTGCGATGAACGAGCTGGGGCGTATTGTGGGCGACTACGAAGGCGAGGTAGAGGTGCAAATCGGTAAGCAACAGGCTGCCTTCCGCCCTGTAGACGACTCGCGACGCACCTTCCTGATCACCCGCCTGATTGATGGTCAGTTCCCCGCCTACCAACGCGTCATCCCCACCGCCTACACCAAACGGCTGACTCTCGCTACGGAGGAGTTCTTGCGCGCTGTGCGCCGTGCCAGCCTCGTCGCCCGGGACATCAGCAATCGTCTCATCCTCAGCACCAACGGCGAATATCTGATTATCGAGGCGGAAAGCGGACAGTCGGGCAAAGCGCACGAAGAGGTGGAAGTGGTGCGCGAAGGAGATGATATCACGGTAGCGTTCAACGCCCGCTACCTGATCGATGTGCTCAACGTGATAGACTCGGAGGGTGTGCACCTCGAACTGACCGAATCACTGCGCCCTGCCGTGATACGTCCGGTGGACCAGGATAACTATCTGTGCGTGTTAATGCCGATGGCGCTGACATAG
- a CDS encoding RNA polymerase subunit sigma-24 has translation MENGRENEEARLIARFRAGDMQAAETLFWRYADSVLAYATRLLGNRADAEEVLSEVFLRAFEGCIGYRAEGTFKAWLFRIARNCCIDRLRQPRLLRLEDSGEPVQGDDTAEIELRVAVQHALKRLPEEYQTVLLLCDVEEFTAKEVAEMLGRSVPSVKGMLYRARTALRDALSEEWGEEA, from the coding sequence ATGGAAAACGGTAGAGAGAACGAAGAGGCACGGCTCATCGCGCGGTTCCGCGCAGGCGACATGCAGGCAGCGGAAACGCTGTTCTGGCGCTATGCGGACTCGGTGCTGGCGTATGCCACGCGCCTGCTGGGCAACCGCGCCGACGCTGAGGAGGTGCTGTCGGAGGTGTTCCTCCGCGCCTTCGAGGGATGCATTGGCTACCGCGCCGAGGGCACGTTCAAAGCGTGGCTGTTTCGCATTGCACGCAACTGCTGTATCGACCGCCTGCGTCAGCCACGTCTCCTGCGCCTGGAGGACAGCGGTGAACCGGTGCAAGGTGACGACACTGCCGAGATAGAATTGCGCGTCGCTGTACAACATGCTCTGAAACGCTTGCCGGAGGAGTATCAGACAGTGTTGTTGCTGTGCGACGTGGAAGAGTTCACCGCGAAAGAGGTGGCAGAGATGCTGGGGCGCAGTGTGCCGTCGGTAAAGGGCATGTTGTACCGAGCACGAACTGCCCTGCGCGACGCGCTCTCCGAAGAATGGGGGGAAGAGGCATGA
- a CDS encoding proline dehydrogenase, with protein MLTRALVLKIASLPPVRYLITRGRPFRKLVDRFVAGETLQDAIRVAQQLQSRGMKVSVDYLGESVRDRQMAESVVAEYLRVLPTLAQAGLDTQVSVKLTQLGLDIEDEFCLNNLERIVQCAQEAGGFVRIDMESSAYTQRTLDVFYALHDRYPNLGIVIQAYLYRSEEDIERLIGCKASVRLCKGAYAEPASIAYPKRSQVNAAYRRLMQKLLLYGNAPALATHDESIIRDAIAFAQNNNISPQRFEFEMLYGIRRDLQEKLVAQGYQMRVYVPYGEAWYPYFTRRLAERPANLLFFLRHVLR; from the coding sequence ATGCTCACTCGTGCCCTTGTGCTGAAAATCGCTTCCCTGCCTCCGGTACGCTACCTCATCACCCGGGGGCGACCGTTCCGCAAACTGGTGGACCGCTTCGTTGCAGGTGAAACCTTGCAGGACGCCATCCGCGTCGCCCAACAGCTTCAGTCCAGAGGGATGAAGGTCTCTGTCGACTATCTCGGCGAAAGCGTGCGCGACAGGCAGATGGCAGAGTCGGTAGTGGCGGAGTACCTGCGGGTGCTGCCCACGTTAGCGCAGGCGGGACTGGATACACAGGTATCGGTGAAGCTCACCCAGCTGGGTTTGGACATCGAGGACGAGTTCTGTTTAAACAACCTGGAGCGCATTGTGCAGTGCGCGCAAGAGGCAGGTGGCTTTGTGCGTATCGATATGGAAAGTAGCGCGTATACCCAGCGCACGCTGGACGTCTTTTACGCCTTGCACGACCGCTATCCCAACCTGGGCATCGTGATCCAGGCTTACCTGTATCGCAGTGAGGAGGATATCGAGCGGCTCATCGGCTGCAAGGCGTCGGTGAGGCTGTGCAAGGGCGCGTATGCGGAGCCGGCAAGCATCGCCTACCCGAAACGGAGTCAGGTGAACGCCGCGTACCGACGCCTGATGCAAAAGCTGCTGTTGTACGGAAACGCTCCTGCGCTTGCTACACACGACGAGAGCATCATCCGCGACGCGATAGCCTTTGCACAGAACAACAATATCTCTCCACAACGGTTTGAGTTCGAGATGCTCTACGGTATCCGGCGCGATTTACAGGAGAAACTGGTCGCGCAGGGCTACCAGATGCGCGTGTACGTGCCCTACGGGGAAGCGTGGTATCCCTACTTCACCCGGCGGCTGGCGGAGCGTCCTGCGAACTTGCTCTTCTTTTTGCGTCACGTGCTGCGATAG